The genomic stretch aagtaaattacagttaattatattactttcattttaaataaattaatttttttataattttacttttaaaataatgtaatttttttataaataaataaattttacatttttattctaaataaataatgtaatatgattaaaataaaaatgtaaaatttatacacttataattttttttataactttacactttaattttaatcacattacattatttatttagaatgaaaatgtaaaatttatttatttataaaaaaattatattattttaagtgtaaaattataaaaaaaaattatttagaatgaaagtaatgtgattaaatgtaatttacatagatgtgattaaaaaataattgaatactatgtataataaaaaattgatattattaaaagataaaattaaaatttatttttatgtatcgtttttgttccCAATATTTTcgttttatttaaatttctaaCGTTTCAAAATGTCTTAATTTTGTCCCAATTCTGTTAACAGATCCTATAAGCATAAGCCGAGCCAAAGCGGCAAATCAAAGCTAGAATCTGAAAATCTCTGCTATAATCACACATGCAGTTGGTTGAAATTAATTAGTGTTCAAATTCATTAAGTTTATGTGTAATCCATTCTCCTAGTCTTGAGTACCTATTTTTCTGAGATGCTTCAAAGGCCCTTCTCAACATTGAAAGAGTGGGCTCTATTGGCATTGTTTTGAGAAAGTTCTCTAGCTCATCCATATACCCATGTCGACTATATAGTTCAATCATGCAATCATAGTGCTCCAGCCGGGGCAGGACATAGTATTCATTGCTCATTGATCTAAAGCAGTCAGCACCTACATCAACAAGGCCTTCTTCAACACAAGCCAGCAGAATCCCCTGAAACGTCACTTGGTCTGGATTGATGCCTTCTGCTTCCATCAGTTGAAAAAGTTCAAGCGCCTCTTTACCCCTATGATTGTGGCAATATCCCAAAATCATGGTATTCCAAATGACTACATCTCTGGAAATTGCTCCCTTGAGAACCTCGATAGCATACTCAAGGCATCGACATCGAGAATACATGTGGACCAAAGCAGTTCTGATTATAATATCCATTTCAAATTCATGTCTAATGATGAATCCATGAATCTGTTTTCCAAAGTTAAGAGAAAAACTATTTGCACATGCTGCCAAGAGGGTTCCAAAGGTATACTTTGTTGGTTTTGTCTCCAACTGCATCTCCAAAAATTTTGTTAGTGCTTGTTCACTCAATTGATGATTATCATAGCTAGCCAACAAAGCATTCCAAGAAACCCAGTCACGCCGATTACTCATCTGGTTAAACCAAACTGTGGCACTGTTCAAGTTCCCACATTTACCATACATATCAAGAAGAGCATTGCCGGCACTCAGGTTTGAGTGGAAACCATGTCGATATATATAACCATGTACTTGTTTACCCATCTCGTGATCTGAAAGACCTGCAGAGACATTTAACATCAGACTAAGTGTTACATGATCGACATCTTTAATTTTACCGAGCATCAGATATATAAAGTCTAACGCTTCGTGCAAATCACAAAATCTAGCATACCCCGCCAACATTGCATTCCATGAGATCACATTTCGCTCTGGCATCTCATCAAAAATCTTTCTTGCTTCCCATGTTTTCCCACACATTGCATATCCATATACAATCGAGGTCCAAGACACCAAATCTTTGGAACCAATCTGATCAAAAACCTCATGGCCATCCTCAAGCTTACCACACTTCATATACATGTTAATAAGTGAGCTTGAAACAACATTATCCTCGTGAAGACCTAACTTCACAACCACCCCATGTATCTGCATCCCCTCTTCCAGCCGAGAGATACTCGCACAAGCAACAAGAGCAGCTGAAAATGTGAAATGCAATGGTCGAACCTTCACCAAAAACATCCGCGAAAACAAGACAATGGCCTCCCTCGCATCGCCGGCATCAAGATACCTCCTCACAATGATATTCCAAGTGACAGCATTGGGACTTGGAATCTCTTGAAACATTCTACGAGCATCAACCATGATCCCAAATTTTCCATAGACATTAACAAGGGAACTCCCGAGAATCACATTGCGACAAAACCCAAATTTCACAACAATCCCATGAGCCTGCTTGGCCAAAACAATCTCAGAAGCCACAGCACACGACCCAAGAACACCAGCCAAAGTTATCTGATTGGGATAAACACCACACCTATTCATCTTCAAAAACAGCTTGAAAACCTCATCCGAGAAACCTCTCTGGGAATAAGCGTTGATGAGCGCATTCCAAGAGCCACCGTCTGGCTGCGGCATTTCATCGAACAATTCACGTGCATCCCGAAGAGAGTCACATCTTCCATAAGCCTCAATTGCGCGGTTGAGAAGGAAGATG from Arachis stenosperma cultivar V10309 chromosome 9, arast.V10309.gnm1.PFL2, whole genome shotgun sequence encodes the following:
- the LOC130951256 gene encoding pentatricopeptide repeat-containing protein At3g26540-like, giving the protein MGVSAASILNHLLQAKNLKPQPRSTATNTTKAAITTILSHVNAGHICKAASVLFAFPAPFPYSLYAHLFQHCTSPRAVVGLRKAESHLLTFSPTPPIFLLNRAIEAYGRCDSLRDARELFDEMPQPDGGSWNALINAYSQRGFSDEVFKLFLKMNRCGVYPNQITLAGVLGSCAVASEIVLAKQAHGIVVKFGFCRNVILGSSLVNVYGKFGIMVDARRMFQEIPSPNAVTWNIIVRRYLDAGDAREAIVLFSRMFLVKVRPLHFTFSAALVACASISRLEEGMQIHGVVVKLGLHEDNVVSSSLINMYMKCGKLEDGHEVFDQIGSKDLVSWTSIVYGYAMCGKTWEARKIFDEMPERNVISWNAMLAGYARFCDLHEALDFIYLMLGKIKDVDHVTLSLMLNVSAGLSDHEMGKQVHGYIYRHGFHSNLSAGNALLDMYGKCGNLNSATVWFNQMSNRRDWVSWNALLASYDNHQLSEQALTKFLEMQLETKPTKYTFGTLLAACANSFSLNFGKQIHGFIIRHEFEMDIIIRTALVHMYSRCRCLEYAIEVLKGAISRDVVIWNTMILGYCHNHRGKEALELFQLMEAEGINPDQVTFQGILLACVEEGLVDVGADCFRSMSNEYYVLPRLEHYDCMIELYSRHGYMDELENFLKTMPIEPTLSMLRRAFEASQKNRYSRLGEWITHKLNEFEH